TCCTAAagaattgagggaagaaaagttgAAGAGATCGTAAATTTGAAACAAGAGGGATTGACCATAAAAGAGTACAACCTTAAGTTCATACTGCAGTCTAGATATGCTCTAGAGATAGTTCCTGATGTGAGGTATAAGATAAGAACGTTTATCTCCAGATTAGATAAAcctgtgaagaaggagtgcaaggcaTCATTTTTGATTTCTGACATGAAtatttctagattgatggtgtatgatCAGCAgattgaggatgataagaagaaagacaaaaaagagcacctaagcaagaaggccaAAACAGTTGGGCGAGATAAGGTAAGGGCAATATATtcttctttcagaaaaggtcttctaaCTCTGTTCTATCATCGGCAAGTGCACCTGCACCAAATAAAAGGTAGTATCAGAAGGCACAGAGTCACCAAAATTTCAGAGTCCAGGGTTTTTAATCCTAAGCTAGTGTGTCTCAAGGTTCGAAAGGAAAACCACCTTGGggcaagtgtggtaagctccacttgagAGAGTGCAGAGAGGGACGAAATAATTGTTATAAGTGTGGTCAGATGGGCCATTTCCAGAGAGAGTGTCTGACATGGGGAAACAAAGCCCAATCTTTTACTACTGCACCACCTGTTCGAAGTAATCAGAGAGTTGTTACTTCAGGTGCGGGGGGAGGTTCAAACTGTCTATATGCTATGGCGAGTTGCTAAGAGCAGGAGAACTCACTAGATGTTGTCACTGGTATGCTTGGACTCTTTTCTTATGATTgttatattttgtttgatccTGGTGTCACCTTGTCTTTTGTAACCCCATATGAGGCTAATAAGTTTGAGACCCTTCCTGAGCGTCTTCTTGATTCTTTCAGTatttctactcctattggtgagacTATTCTAActgagagagtctataaagATTGTCCTGTGTCCATCTATCACAGAGAAACCATGGTTGACTTAGtcgagttggacatggttgattttgatgtgattcttctCATAAACTGGCTTTATGCCTATTATGCCTCCGTTGATTATAAGACTTGGATAGTTAtgttcaaattcccaaatgagcccATCTTATATtggaagggtagtcttgttgtgcctaagagtaaatttatttcctaccttagggatagaaagttaatctctaaaGGGCGTATTTATCACATAGTTCGAGTAAGAAATGACAGTATGGAGGCTCCATCCCTTGAGTTTATCCCAATTATTAATGAGTTCCCTGAAGTATTTCCTGAGGATCTGTCCGGAGTTCCTCCTAATAGAGAGATCAACTTTGGGATAAATGTCCTTCCTGATAtgcaacctatttctattccgtCATATAGAATGCCTcttgctgagttgaaagaactaaaagatcaattgaaggatttgttagataatGTATTCATTAGGATGAGTGTCTCACTTGGGGGCACtcttgtcctattcgtgcgaaaaaAAGATAGGTCATTGataatgtgcattgattatcgtcaactgaataaggtcatcataaagaacaaatatcccctTCCCAAGATAGATGAtctgtttgaccaacttcagggtgccacttgtttctcaaatatagaCCTCatatcaggctatcatcagttgaaattaagagaatgtgatgtcccaaagacaacttttcgaactcgatatggtcacttcgagtttcttattatgtcctttggtttgatAACACTCTTGCaacatttatggatttgatgaatcgagATTTTAAATAATGTTTGGACATatctatgattatgtttattgatgacatccgATCTATTCAAGGAATAAGAAGGAGCATGCCAACCATATCAGAATTATTCTTTAGATTCTCAAGGATAGATAGTTATAGGCTGAGTTtgcaaagtgtgaattttggcttgcttctgtagcattcctaggccatgtTGTATCTGGTGAGGGTATACGAGTTGATtcgcagaagattgaggcagtaagGAACTGgaccagacccacatccccgattgacataagaagtttcttaagCTTGACTGGTTACTACTGGAGGTTTGTTGAGGATTTTTCGTCTatatcatctccattgactaagctgaatTAAAAGAAGGATAAGTTTCAATGGTTAGACGCTTGCAAGAAAATTTTTCAAGAGCTAAAAACAAGGATGACTATTGCTCTAGTTTtatccctacccgagggaacaaATGGGTTTattatctattgtgatgcgtctagagttggattaggttatgtattgatgcagaagggTAAAGTTATTGCCTAcgctttcaagaagcttaagatttatgagaggaactacccgactcatgactttgAGTTGACAACCATAGTGTTTGCTCTTAAGTTTTGACGTCAgtatctctatggtgtgcatgttAATGTGTTCACTGGTCACAAGAGTCAgtaatatgtgtttactcagaAATAATTGAACTTGAGAAAGAGGAGATGACTTGAGTCtctcaaagattatgacatgagtaacctctaccacccaggtaaagctaatgtggttgttgatgctcttagcatgttatctatggggagcacTGCCCATGTAGATGAGGGAAAGAAAGAGTTTGTTAAAAAGTTGCATAGGCTTGCACGTTTGGGtattcaacttattgactctagtgagagTGGTGCTATAGTTCAGAATGGGgttgaatcatctctagttgcagaggtgaagaAAAAGCAAGGTCAAGACCCCATTCTCTTCCAATTGAAACATTATGTTCACCAACAGAAAgtaatggcttttgccaaaTAGAGAGATGGAGTGCTgaggtatcaagggagattgtgTTTTCTAAGTATTGATGGCATTTGAGAAATAATCACGGTAGAGGTCCATAGctccaggtattccatccatccagattctacaaagatgtaccatgacttaagaAAAGTATATTGGTAGTGTggaatgaaaagagatataacagagtttgtgtccagGTGCCTgaactgccaacaagtcaaagttgagaaccaaaggccttgtggagtggctcagaacaTTGCAATTCTAGAATGgtagtgggagatgatcaatatgaacTTCATAGCCGATTTTCCATGATCTTGTAGGTAGCTTGAATCTATTTGGATGATCGTGGATCTGATGACTAAATCAGCCTATTTCTTACTAGTTAAGACTAATGATACTGCAAAGGACTATGCCAGATTGTATCTTCAAAAATTTGTCAAACTTTATGGGGTTCCTTTgtttatcatctcagataggagagctcaattcactactcagttttggaagtcattctagaaaggtttgggttcaaaaATGAAACTTAGCACTGATTTCCATCTGTAGACAGGTGGCTAAGCAGAGCATACGATTTAGACtctgaggatatgttgagggcatgtgtcatcgatttcaaaggtaattaggatgaccatttacctcttattgagtttgcgtCTAATAATAGctttcgagtattcaaatgtcTCCTTATGAAGCTATGTATGAGAGGAGATGTTGATCacaaattggttgatttgaagttggtgaaactgagttgattggactaGACTTAGTTCACTAGGCCATGCAAAAGgtgaaaatcatccaagagaggttgaatcCTGCTCAGAGttgccaaaaatcctacactgatgttaggaggagagatttggagtttgaagtgcatgattgggtatactcgaaggtttcactcatgaagggtgtgatgagatttgggaaaaaagggaagcttagttcctgttacattggtccttatcaaattgtgaagagggttggtaatgtagcctatgagtTAAAGTTGCCATCAGAGTTAACAGCTATTCCTCTTgtatttcacatctctatgcttaaaaAGTGTTTGGGAGACCCTTCGCTTGTTGTTCAGATTGAGAGCATTGAGGTGAAATAAAGTTTGTCTTATAAGgagattttgatttagatttTTGATCGTTAGGTTCGCAAATTGAGAACCAAAGATGTAGCATCCGTCAAAGTTCTATGGCAAAACCAGTTTGTCGAAGAggccacatgggaagctgaaaagGATATGAAGGCTAGATACCGCATCTATTAGTGCTTTCTAATGATTATATTGAGGTAATGTTCCTTTCTCTTATATTTGAGTTGATGTTCATTCCGAGTTTGAGTATACGATAAGTATTCTTTAGTTCGAGTAGTTCATTGTTTGAGTGTTTGAGTATATGAGTTCTTAATTGTATTCGTACCTTGAGAAAACCCTTAGTTTGGTCTTTATTAGAGGATGAATGAtgccaaggaggagatattataacacctcgtgttattctagcctagatgGAGTCCGAAAACCAAGAAAAATGTTGAGAAAATAAATTGACCCAGTAGACCATGAGTGTCACCTACAATTCATAGAGAGTACTATGAGTCGTAGGGAAGACTAGTAGGTCCCTCCAATAATTAGTGAAATTTTAGTCTTGAAGCCCCTTCATATGATTGACCTTATGAATCATAAgggtttctacgagtcgtagaaaggACTCATAGAACCCCTTGATACTTAGCTAAATTTCAGAATTGAATACATTCCTACTAGTGATAATGACGACTCGTCAaagagtctacgagtcatagaataaTGACGACTTGTCAAAgggtctatgagtcgtagaaatgactcataagaGAGATTCAGAGACTGATGCTTTCAAGGTTTGGGAAGTTGCCAGGATGAGAGGGTTCTATGATTTGTCAAaaggtctacgacccgtagaagggtGGTAGTAGACCCAAGATACGATttccataaagtccaaattttgGGCCATAATTTCTATGACTAGTCTTCTACGATCTGTAAAAAattttatgagtcgtagaaggaCCCGTAGGTGGTCATAGTTTCTATGACTGGTCTTCTATGATCCGTAGAATTTTTTATAAGTTGTAGAAGGATTCGTAGAAGGCCAAATGTATGTTTTAATAAATGGTAGTTTGGTTTTTTCTCACTCTTCCCAATTCAAAACCCCGACGCTTTGGGACAATTTTGAGTTCCTTATCATTACCATGAATGCCTAGACCCTCATTaatacttagaattatttaaGAGAAAGGATTGGAGAGCAAAAAGAGACTAGGGTTCAAACGTTCACTTTTATCTTTCAAGTTTTgagttgttacaccccgtactcttataagttgtcatgtgagccggataatttatgactctatcaaacaactctaaggaagggagaatgtggcaccccatagaagggaagattggaaatgtggttatgagaatccggaaggaattggaggccaagtaatgagtaataggactcgacttacttacgtaagctatcaatttgaaaatcttacatacttaagttacttgagtacataccaaggaTACGTAGTAAGGAATACACaggttcgtaaagcaagacgagattacaaattCATGAGGAGAAAAAAAGTGATACGTGTCagcccatgagagagtgccacgtggcagcaactGTAAcaaggggtgggccccacatggcacatggcagcccctaaatTGAGGGGGTGATGCATTGgccctataagggcttgacactTGTCACCACTTaagggttgacacgtgtcaccccttaaggtggcctatatatatatatatatatatatatatatatatatatgtgtgtttgatgacttttaagtcattcTTATCCTTTAAGGTTCatcttatcaaaaaaaaattcaagaaaagtctagaagaaaagagaagagaaacttgagcaagagagaagagagagcttcagttttggaggagaaaaaaaggCAGGTCTCCAATTTCATTCTGCGAATTAATTACCTAGGGTgtaccacgatgttatgaagtgttagtaatgaaaatttatggtttggagcagtcCAAAACGTTATCCAACAGCCATGAAGTTTTAGGCgtactaaaggaacttccgaggcaagtttcgacaagttttggcgagtttcggacaaggttaggctttccctttcaaattaaagtttatgtacctagagtgcaagttcagtgagacacctcaagaggttggcgcggaagttaggctcggggaccaagccatccaaaagagaagtagttttaagtaccttggttctatcatgcaagacagtagagagatcgacgaggatgtcacacaccgtattggggcaggatggatgaaatggaggctcgcctccggtgtgttatgtgacaagaaggtgccaccacaacttaagggcaagttctacaaagtggtcgttagaccagctatgttatatggggcggagtattggccagttaaggtctcccacgtgcaaaagatgaaggttgtcgagatgagaatgttgagatggatgtgtgggcataccaggagtgacaagattagaaatcaggctattcgagaaaaggtaggagtggcctcggtggaggacaagatgcgggaaacgcgactgagatggtttggacatgtaaagaggagagtcccagatgcaccagtacggagatgtgagaggctggccatggatggtttcagaagaggtaggggtaggccgaagaaatattggggagaggtgatcagacaggacatggcgcatttacgacttaccgaggacatgaccctatataggagggtgtggaggacacacattagggtagaaggctagtacatagtggttttattctcccttattcgtaggcgtattaacgcactatgatttcttgtactctgatgtatgttatttatggtatttatgttattatccaataataatatctactgttttttgtgctttgattatactattgtttggattgttttcgtcatctacttatctacttatttactctaatattcttgtctgacctttttctatgcttttattgagccgagggtctttcggaaacagtcgtcctacattggtaggagtcaggtctgcgtacactctaccctctccagaccccacgatgtgggatttcactgggttgttgttgttgttgttgttgatgttgttatggggtatattacatgtattaaatgaggctggaagtgtAAGAATTGCATAatgatgcttgacgttagaaacaaactaaattaagtCACTAacgttaaatcgaagtcgagtagtggatTGTCGTTGTGGTACTGcaggtgcagctggttgggtttcGTGTTGCAGGGATCCAAAGTGTTTTAACAAGGGTGTAGGTGCTGTTGGTTGCATCCatacgaccctccatttggtatggttaaagattttgcgaaataaagattaaaaactctattttcgtatcgtagtttggagctagccatttggagcttgtattgtgtagggttgaagtgatttacttgtaaatatgttgctggttgttgttggtggtatggttgttgatattgtggtcgagttgaaatctcagggatgttaaagttataggggagatgctgcccaattttcgatAGATTcaaaactagtaacaaactagtcgagggtaatggataaggaaataactcctatgagtacttgggtgtagagttggaattggaaagtgaaaggtcattaaccttagtattactttcatgttaaataggttgaggagacgacgaggcgaacgtgtaagagtaattcgtaagaggtatgtgaagctatccttcttttcttttggcatgtcttaactTTAAGTGATTAATAtgcgaaatgtggggataattccattcatagaactccaagtatgatttataagtCTTAGTCACTtttcgatggtagaattcctatactagttgagttattgcctttcaaggcttctatatgatggagagtagtaagtatgtgaagttatctcctttttcttggcgtgttttggcataagtacataAAACTATCCttatttcctcttgatatgtctttgacataagtgtggttctatgatggtaaggtaatgcaataagaaggttatgataccgagcccatgacgagccgggtacgatatatgtgaATGATGACTCTATGAGGAAAAATAGAgactatgtaaagcttattctttctcttcttttgacatgtcctaattgtaagtaaaatgtgatacgagctcggGGGTAATGCCactcttaagtcctaaatgtaattcgtatctcttattcacttctaaatatcaaactcttgtagtaggtTGTTttcttgaactccataggttgagaaatACTGGatacataagctcctagtcctaaggacgatgtgacgatgggtatccctgattctataAATTGTTGGTATTattttagtacatgtctagagttcccgagatcctaagtggtataggccttaatggcatttagaagacactcgagatggctacactactattctggtcctcagacgatagcttaatcttcttatatttttaagtctctgataatgatttagattgtatatggttactcactaccttattcgtgtatactataatacatcttttaccgagtcccataaaggaccgagtatgatatatgatgattatgacaccgagtctcataaagggtcgggtatggtatatgatgatatgatgacaccgaatcccataaagggccaggtatgatatataatatacggatcgggctgaacgtttctcggtattactatatgatatacgtatcgggccgaacgttcctcagtattactatataatatacaaatCAGGTCGAACATTcttcggtattactatatgatatgtggatcagaccgaatATTCCTCGGTGttgctatatgatatatggatcgggccaaacattCTTtgatattactatataatatatagatcgggccaaaTGTTcttcgacattattatatgagataacaCTAATAGTATACAAATGtttatgataacagagtgatgtagtcgttacaccaagtccccgaaCGGGACGggtacagtacgtgatgatagtatgtacgaccttatgttataagctatAGGTACAGTAAATGATTAGATATCACACTTACCCCTGCttccctacgccaactgtaattttcttacgatgtctatgctttacatactcagtacatatgtcatactgacccctcttttttCGAGAagagggggctgcgttcatgcccgcaggtacagatgcacaCTTTGGAGATCTATCagtgtaggagttccactcagcagttcagaagcgctccataGTGCCgcagcctagttttggtattaacccttgatgtatatatttatttgttcacaggtacggtgggggccctgttccgccttatgttactgttcttactcttagaggtctgtggacatgtatgtgggttgtgtatatgtatgtatgtacagttaTGCTgatatgttacgatagcctcatcggcttatatattatcttgtCTGTTGGCacactatgactcaaataggagacaggtTTACTTATGATTAGCAAGGGTATACATGAGtgcccagttcgggcacccgtcgcGGTCTACGAAGTTGGATCATGACACGATTGTTCTTCGAGTTCCATATATGTAAGGCTTATCAGAATGTTGGACTGTATTCGtccacatgccctacatcttttttgaattaaattgatcCTAGAGTCGAATTCGAATGTTTCTGCTatttgagttttcttgatatatttataCTCTTAACGTGTCTTTGCATATACAAATTTGATTTTGTCTTGCTGATGTCGATGAGTTGAGTAATTGAGATACCCGTTCATGCCTTtattcccatgaaccctaatcgagtattatttttaatattttataatatgatTTAGTCTCAAAGGTTTGATTGGTGAATATTGAATGGGAATGAGTCGAACATGGGTTGCATATTAAAATTCTTTACATATACTATTGtttgaattgaatattttggagtctaaataaATGTTGATTCGAAAtcatgaatgagtcttgaaaagaagtttaaaagaaaaaattgatgaattgagattgaattgagttgattagagtctaatgtgactacatgaggtgattgcataatttgatttgagtcttatgagtatattgagtcttgagaggagtatcgagcaccgaattgagtgaGGGTAACtaacaactcaaactcaataactacgtagtTAGAGCAGATTAAACCATAAAATTGAATGTTTCCTtttttgtcccaaaagaggacttgatttgattgattatggatcCGATTGATTTATCTCTTATCATGGCAAAGTATCGGACGGACGTGACAACAATATCGGCTTATTGTACATCACCGGCTCATAAGTGGTGGTTGTccgataagagaaactctcaaatttaaaatgaacgtttgattggttgaattaCATATTACTGAGTCTATTCTCTTTAAAAGTATTGTTTACTCTAAACTTGCATTCTTTATCCAGTCGATTGATTGTACAGTTGTGTCTCTTGAAGTGAGTTGATTGATGTTGGGTCTGTTGATTGTATTATTCTcgagctattttacatactcctacatttcatgtactgatgtcatttggtctgcattgttttatgatgcagatacaagtgctagagatcatcaagaggcgctccattgaagatctatttttcttttctgatagtggtgagacctcattGCTTTCGGAGGAatcatattatttcattttacttttgatatttttcttttggataGTCATGGACttatcattggcaccttctgaATAGTGATGAAGACTTCATAGACAGATAGTGATAATGTTGAGTTATTGTTTTGGTTTTCAAAACTGTTCTTTGACATGaagttgagttgagatttggTTTAAATACgttattctttcttgagttGTTGATTTGGTTAGCCCATTTGATTGTCCCATTTTCTGTtgttttaagtcttccgctaaatgaatgaatgtgtgattggaccaaatGGTTCTCTTGGAGACTAACAATAGTTTTCGAATGCCGGCCATGCCTAAGataccctctcagggcgtgacaatATATAACTTCTTCACTAATTTGGCACGATAGGACAATACTGTAACTTTACATAATactcataaaatagaaataataataactaacatgaaaagaactatacaagtgcaacacaaataaaaaattaggacAATAATGGGAATTGAAGGCTAAGGGGCAAAGGTAATAACCAATACggtattgatattaatatttaatatttatgcaGGAGTAAAGAAATAAATTACTATAGTTTTAATAGATTATCGATTTATCCAATAACTCAATATTTAAAAAGTCAAAAGTGAACCAATAACCCGATaatcttttttataaaatcattaaaaaattgttaacccaataataataaatcgataacattttttttaatttcaatttattaATCGATTCGATTTGTGCACACCCCTAAAAACATTCCGAAGACACTTTCGTGGTTTCATATTGCACAAACTATAGTTCATAAAATTGTTAATGCTAGAAGGTCAAGAGATAAATTTATTTGGAGGGAGCTAGTAATGGGAATGCAAAATCAACACGTAAGACTTTCGTTcttaaattataaattgaataagaataaataataattattgcattggcatataattaattaaatttaatggATGAGCTTTGATTTTAAAGTAATAGAGATTCATGTTTAAAATAAAACTATGTTtgatttgtaatttaaaaatctgcataactaatacatatgtaaattatgaagaatgataaaagatggaataactaatatataaataactaaattctggttaaattaattttgaatttttttcataactAATATCATATAGTACTAATAACTGTATAACTCTAACCATCTAACAAACGACCTCAAAGTATTTAATCAGATTTTATAAgaagagaaatcaaaatttaCCAATAACTAGAAACCAAAAAGTAAGAGTTTTATGTTATAATTATCCATTATCTATAGGAGTAGGTTCATTTTGATCCTTTAAATATAACTTGAGCATTTTTAACCTCTTTACTTAGTTAAAATGGAGCACTTTTGATCTCCCTAACATAACAACGTTAAAAATTAACggcaaatataatttttctaaaGTGCAAATTTCAACTGACGGTACTATCTCTTTCTTGATTgatgcatattttttttttgccttCTTCATTTCTTagaattattataataataatagttatttaTATCAGGagataatactttaaaatacaACAATCTGCCCTacttgaaaatattaaataaatagcCTAAATATGCCATAACACAACCTTAGAAAAGCAACCATAATGCTCAGGTTTTATATTTTACATGGATGTCATATGAGTTTAACACCGTTACTTTTAAATAAAATCTTTAAAGGAGATGTAGAGTTGAGGGATTAAAAATACTGAAAGTTATATttgaaacattaaaataaaacttagaaaatagGTAAAATCGATTTTGCGTTGGGGCGACGGGTCATATAGAAAATAGGAAGGATAGAAAATCCTAATTATACAGAATCACCTACTTCCATACACTCACAGTCGGCCACCTATGCTCGAACTTTTTCTCCGGTGATGAACTTTTTTTCTTGAGATCTGatgatttttgttttgttttttcagTATTTGAATAATAGTAGAAGAGAAACAAAGACTGTAAAGATGAGCCGAGCAGCAGCAGCAAACAGCGAAGGGGGCAACCTTCGTGATTGACTGTTCGAAGCCAGTGGATGATAATATCACGGAGATTGCTTCTTTTGACAAGTTCCTTCAAGAGAGAATTAAGGTTGGTGGAAAAGCTGGTGCTCTTGGGGATTCCGTTACTGTCACTCGTGACAAGAACAAAATCACCGTCACTTGcaatttcacttttttcaagAGGTACTAACTACTAAATACGACTCCTCATTTCGTTAAATTTAAGCATTttacttcaattataatttgatTATGCCTACACTTATAGATTGATAGTAACTTATCGTAGACCTATTCGTTTATTCGGGATGTGTTATACTTTGCAAGGAGTTCTTTTATTTGGAATAGTATATTCATTCATACATTTAGTTTTGAGTCAGTAGATTCTTATGTATGACTGATCAATGAAAAAAGCTCTTGTGATGTTGCGTTACTGCAATGTATTCTATT
This DNA window, taken from Solanum dulcamara chromosome 3, daSolDulc1.2, whole genome shotgun sequence, encodes the following:
- the LOC129883680 gene encoding uncharacterized protein LOC129883680; amino-acid sequence: MTHKRDSETDAFKVWEVARMRGFYDLSKGAAGWVSCCRDPKCFNKGVGAVGCIHTTLHLYLNNSRRETKTVKMSRAAAANSEGGNLRTLKYLVKKYLKKNNIRDWLRVIAFNKDRNVYELRYFNIAENEANEED